A part of Bacillus rossius redtenbacheri isolate Brsri chromosome 1, Brsri_v3, whole genome shotgun sequence genomic DNA contains:
- the LOC134530948 gene encoding uncharacterized protein LOC134530948, with protein MGTRSPGGGEPRCARQPRGRHRARDEPQARDDAEATSYLRIWQVQQLGRSYIDNLMNRALEDAQGGGLAGEGGVEDTAVLAAIRDHGLKLPRRRPPPPPLEHSSFMDAAVMAAIQRKGLSSLSASDV; from the coding sequence ATGGGCACGCGCAGCCCCGGGGGCGGGGAGCCGCGCTGCGCCAGGCAGCCGCGCGGCCGGCACCGAGCGCGGGACGAGCCCCAGGCGCGGGACGACGCCGAGGCCACCTCCTACCTGCGCATCTGGCAGGTGCAGCAGCTGGGACGCTCGTACATCGACAACCTGATGAACCGTGCCCTGGAGGACGCGCAGGGGGgcgggctggcgggggaggggggcgtGGAGGACACGGCCGTGCTGGCCGCGATACGCGACCACGGCCTAAAGCTGCCGCGCCGCCGGCCCCCGCCCCCGCCGCTGGAGCACTCGTCCTTCATGGACGCTGCCGTCATGGCGGCCATTCAGAGGAAGGGCCTGAGCTCTCTGTCGGCCTCCGACGTGTAG